A genomic window from Hypomesus transpacificus isolate Combined female chromosome 15, fHypTra1, whole genome shotgun sequence includes:
- the LOC124478236 gene encoding aldehyde dehydrogenase family 3 member A2-like — translation MSREQLVVERARRAFQTGKSKPLEYRLHQLKSLLHFISERRTDIAQAVNKDLNKSKNATELFETLGLEGEIHLAVDKLTQWAAPRPVEKNLLTISDEVYIQPEPLGVVLIIGAWNYPWAVTLQPLVGAIAAGNAAVIKPSEVSSHSAKVMEELLPIYLDKELYPVVTGGVSETQELLKQRFDHIFYTGNSTVGKLVMQAAAHHLTPVTLELGGKSPCFIDKDCDLTVACRRVTWGKFVNCGQTCIAPDYILCEPSIQNRVVEEIRKNIKEFYTEDPKKFEDYGRIINQRHFKRVMSLMEGSTVAVGGDSDQSECYIAPTVLRDVTGESKVMQEEIFGPLLPIITVSGVDEAIQFINEREKPLALYVFSPDNKLIRRVIAETSSGALLANDCLVHFTISALPFGGVGNSGMGRYHGQHGFDQLSHLRSCLIKKLNMEGTNDMRYPPHTAKKLSWARFFLLKPVNLGRLRRMALLAMFAVLAAFIVQRFLRSG, via the exons ATGTCTCGAGAGCAGCTGGTAGTTGAGCGTGCAAGGCGAGCTTTCCAGACGGGGAAGTCCAAACCTCTTGAATACAGACTTCACCAGTTGaagtctctcctccacttcATCTCGGAGAGGCGTACAGACATAGCTCAAGCAGTCAACAAGGACCTCAACAAG AGTAAAAATGCCACAGAGCTCTTTGAGACCTTGGGCCTGGAGGGGGAGATCCACCTAGCCGTGGACAAACTGACTCAGTGGGCTGCCCCTCGCCCTGTGGAGAAGAACCTCCTCACCATCTCTGACGAAGTGTACATCCAGCCAGAGCCACTAGGAGTGGTGCTCATCATTGGGGCCTGGAACTACCCCTGGGCTGTCACCCTTCAGCCTCTGGTGGGAGCTATTGCTGCAG GTAATGCGGCTGTTATTAAGCCGTCAGAAGTCAGCTCTCACTCAGCCAAGGTAATGGAGGAACTGCTCCCAATCTACCTGGATAAG GAACTCTACCCTGTAGTAACAGGTGGAGTTTCAGAGACACAAGAGCTGCTGAAGCAACGTTTCGATCACATCTTCTACACGGGGAACAGCACTGTGGGTAAACTGGTGATGCAGGCCGCCGCACACCACCTCACACCCGTCactctggagctgggggggaAGAGCCCCTGTTTCATTGACAAGGACTGTGACCTCACAGTGGCGTGCCG ACGTGTCACGTGGGGAAAGTTTGTGAACTGTGGTCAGACATGCATCGCTCCAGACTACATCCTGTGTGAACCCAGCATACAGAACAGAGTGGTGGAGGAAATCAGGAAAAACATTAAG GAATTTTATACGGAAGACCCCAAGAAGTTTGAGGATTACGGACGCATAATCAACCAGCGCCACTTTAAGAGGGTGATGAGTCTGATGGAGGGGAGCACGGTGGCTGTCGGAGGAGATAGTGACCAATCAGAATGCTACATTG CCCCTACTGTGTTAAGGGATGTAACTGGGGAGTCCAAAGTAATGCAGGAGGAGATCTTTGGGCCGCTGTTGCCCATCATCACAGTGAGCGGAGTGGATGAGGCCATCCAGTTcatcaatgagagagagaagccatTGGCTCTCTATGTCTTCTCGCCAGACAACAAG CTGATCAGAAGGGTGATAGCAGAGACATCCAGTGGGGCCCTTCTAGCCAACGACTGTCTGGTGCACTTCACCATCAGCGCACTGCCCTTCGGAGGAGTCG GTAACAGCGGCATGGGACGATACCACGGCCAGCACGGCTTTGACCAGCTCAGTCACCTGCGCAGCTGCCTCATCAAGAAGCTCAACATGGAGGGCACCAACGACATGCGCTACCCACCACATACCGCCAAGAAGCTGAGCTGGGCACGCTTCTTCCTGCTCAAACCTGTCAACCTGGGAAGGCTTAGACGCATGGCACTGCTGGCCATGTTTGCCGTTCTGGCAGCATTCATAGTACAG